GGCTGGGCGCGAAGATCGCCTTACTCTTGCCGTCGGAGGCGGCACCGAAGCCGGCGAGCACCGCCAGGATCGTGTCCTGGTCGCGGCGGGCGTCGCTCAGGCGTTTGAGGGTGACGAGTGCGGCGCCCTCCGAGAAGAGGGTGCCGTCGGCCGCCGAGTCGAAGGCGCGTACCTCGTCGGACGGCGAGAGCGTGCCCATCTCCGAGAAGTAGACCTGCCGGAGCGGTCCGTGTGAGCTCACCCCGCCGCAGAAGGCGACGTCCACCGCGCCGTCGAGCAGGTGTCTGACCCCGAGGTCCACCGCGTACAGCGAGGATGGACAGATGTTGTCGACGACCAGTATGGGGGTGTCCGGCGGCAGGAGGCCGTCGATCGCCCGCCGGGCCTGGGCGTACGGGAGCAGCTCACCATGGGCCACGCCGGCACAGGGGTCGGCCCGCGCCAGTCGGCGTCTGATCCGTTCGCTGACCCGGGCGTCGTCCGGATCCACCGACAGGTGTCTCGCCGTGCCGGCGGCGAGCAGGTCCGCGGTGAGCGCCAAATCGATCTCGTAGCTGGTGTCCGTGGACGCGGCTACGAAGAGTCCGGGTCGTGTCGGCTGCCTGGACGTGCCGGCCAGGCACTGCCGTAGGGCGTGCCGCAGCCAACCAGCCTGCAGGTCTCCGGCCGTCTCCCCGGAGTCCGCACCCACCGCACCGAAGCGGAGGTCGTACGCCTGACCGGTCTCGGCCTCGGCCTCGGCGGTCAACGCCTCGTGCCCCCGGAACCGGTCCGGTGTCGCCAGCCGGAAGGGGCCGTCCTGGGCTCGTTGCCAGAGCTCCTCGACCGTATCGCAACCGGGGACCACCACGCCTGCCCCCACCAGGCAGACCTGCTCGGCGGGCACCGCTCAGCCCTTTGTTGTGGAGCCGAGGTGCTGCAGCAGGTCGGCCACCGAACGGACGGTGAGCGTCGCCGGCGACTCGGCCCCTGCGGTGTCCACCGCCCACATCTCACCGGCGCGTGCGAGCACGATCCGGTGCTGGAGGGAGTCCAGACCCAGCTCCGCTTCCAGGTCCACGTCTGGCGTGACCACGTCTTCGGGAAGTTCCAGCACAGTGGCGTACATCTTCTGGAGGTTCTGCAGGACGGCGTCGTTCTCGGGCAGCATGGCTACTCCTCACGGTACTGCTGGATGGTGGCTTCGGTCGGACGTGTCCGGAACGGCGTGACGACGCGGGCGTCGTTGCCCACGATTTCGGCGACGAACCGGGACAGGCCGTCCCGGAGGCCGCATTCCACGAACCGGTCCACCCCGGCCTCCCGCAGGTCACGCACGGCCTGTGGGAAGTTCAGCGGACGGACCAACTGCGCCCCGACCACCGTGAGCAGATCGTCGTCCGGGGTGATCCGTCGCCCCAGGATCGTCGAGTGCACGGGTGTGCGTGGCACCCCCGGCTGGATGCCGTGTATCGCTTCCCGGTAGTGCCGCAGGGCGGCAGCGAGCAGGGGATGATGCTGCGGGTACGGGCCGGTGCGCAGCCTCGTCGCCACGATGCCTCGCAAGTCGGCGGTCCGCAGCAGTCGCTGCACCTGCGCGGCGGGCCCGGAGAGAATCACCTGGGTCGGGCTGTTCGCCGCGGCGACGACGACATCGGCTTCCTGCTGGGCAAGCTCCTCCGCCGCGTCGGGGGAGAGCATGAACGCCGCGGTCGCCGCGGTCGGTTCCGCGTGGGCCTGGAGAGCGCGAGCCCGCTCACCCAGCAGGCGTGCCCCGTCCTCGACAGTGAATCCCCCCGCCGCGACCAGGGAGGTGATCTCCCCAAGGCTGTGCCCGACCAGGACGTCGGCCCGGAGTCCGAGTTCGTCCTGGATGATTCGCCAGCAACAGAGCTGGAGGTGGTAGGTGCGCAGCTCCGTCGACGGGTCCCAGGTGTCCGGAGCCGGATCGGAGAGCACGGACGGCCAGCCCTGCGCGACACTGACGGCATCGATTCGTTCGGCGAAGTCCGCCGCTATGCGTCGGCCCGGTGAATAGTGCGCGAAGGGAGTCGAGAAATAGGATCCGGCACCGGGAAACATAAAGGCGGTAACCATGGATCTGCGGCTCCAATCCGACCGGAGTCGCGGCTGCCTGTCTGCCGCACAGGAAATCGGCTGCGGAGGGTGACAAAAGTGGACTACGGCTTGGCTGTGTCAGGGGCGCGACGTTTGCCCAAGGTATCCCAAGGTTACAGCCTCGGCAAGGTGCTATTTCCACAGTTCTGTTAGGAACCTAATCAGTCATCGACTCATTGGGCACGGTTCGACACCCGGCGCTTACTGTCAGTCGCCATGGTCGATAGTGGCCGCTTGGGGTGAGGAGCCGCAATTACTCCCTTGTGGTCGGTCGGTGGCGTCGGGCAGATGTTCTGCTTCGCCGGAATGCTGATCGGCCA
Above is a window of Micromonospora yangpuensis DNA encoding:
- a CDS encoding acyl carrier protein — protein: MLPENDAVLQNLQKMYATVLELPEDVVTPDVDLEAELGLDSLQHRIVLARAGEMWAVDTAGAESPATLTVRSVADLLQHLGSTTKG
- a CDS encoding ACP S-malonyltransferase gives rise to the protein MLSDPAPDTWDPSTELRTYHLQLCCWRIIQDELGLRADVLVGHSLGEITSLVAAGGFTVEDGARLLGERARALQAHAEPTAATAAFMLSPDAAEELAQQEADVVVAAANSPTQVILSGPAAQVQRLLRTADLRGIVATRLRTGPYPQHHPLLAAALRHYREAIHGIQPGVPRTPVHSTILGRRITPDDDLLTVVGAQLVRPLNFPQAVRDLREAGVDRFVECGLRDGLSRFVAEIVGNDARVVTPFRTRPTEATIQQYREE